AAAGGTTTGATAAAATCTTATAGGAAAATGAAACTTGTTGTTACTTTGATAGATAAACCCGGCTCATTGATGAAACTTACTGAAATTTTGGCTAGCGTCGGCGCTAATATTGTTCAGATAGGTTACGATAGGACCTCAGCCTCTTTAGCTTATGGAGACGCAAACGTATCTATAGGCCTTGAGACGAAGGGAAAAGAGCATCAAGAACGCATAAGAGAGCTTTTGACGAAAAACGGATATAGATTTTACGAGGAATCTTGATGATTGCGATAGATATCGGTTCTAACTCTTTGAGAGTTTTGAAGTTAGATTGCGATACATTGCAAAAAGTGTTTGAATATGAAAAGATAGTAAGAACCGCGGATAATATAAATAAAACGGGAATTATCTTCGATGAAGCAGTAGATAGAATCATTGAAGCGTTGACAGAAGTCAAAAAAAGTATCGATTTTTCAAATCAAGAGATAAGAGCCGTAGCGACTGCAGCTTTTAGAAAAGCTTCTAATGCCGAAAATGTAATAAAAACCATACTGGAAAAAACAGGAATAAAAGTAGATATAATCGATGCCGATTTGGAAGGGTTTTATAGCGCTACCGCTGTAGAGTATAGGTTAAAAAGACTCGGTATTGAGAGTGAAAAGTTTTTGTTAGCTGATATAGGAGGAGGCTCTACGGAGCTAATACTAAAATATAGAAATGAGATTGTTTCCCAAAGTTTTGATTTTGGTATTGTAACTGTTGCACAAAAATATAAAACAAAAGAAAACATTGTAAAAGGTATTAGAAAAAATTTAGAAGCGGTAAAAATCTATTTACAAGATATTTATGAACTTTTCGGCAAGCCAAAAAGATTTATATCAACCGGCGGAACGCCGACTACTTTAGCGGCTATGAAACTTGGGATGAATTATAAAAACTATGATAGTGAAAAGATAAATGGAACGGTTTTGTTTCCTTTTGATTTAAATAGGGCATTAAAAAAACTTGTCTCAATGAGTGAGAAAGAACGGGCTAAAATTGTTGGAACAGGTAGAGAAGATCTAATAATCGCAGGCGTTTTGATTTTAAAAGAGCTTATGAGTGTAGCCGGATATGACGAAGTTTTAGTTAGCGATGATGGAGTAAGGGAAGGAGTGGCGATACTTGGCTGTAAGAAACTTTTAAATAATTTAAGTAAATAGATAATAAAGTTTTAAAAAGCAAATATTTAGATAAAATAAGATAAAAATTATCTGATTTGAATTTTAAAGTAGGAGATAAGATGCAACAAATGACCGGTGCCAGAATGGTTGTTGAAGCTATGAAAAGAGAAAACGTTGAGGTTGTTTTTGGATATCCCGGCGGCGCTATTATGAATGTTTATGACGAGGTCTATAAGCATAGATATTTTCAGCATATTTTAACAAGACACGAGCAAGCGGCAGTA
This Nitrosophilus labii DNA region includes the following protein-coding sequences:
- a CDS encoding Ppx/GppA phosphatase family protein, which codes for MIAIDIGSNSLRVLKLDCDTLQKVFEYEKIVRTADNINKTGIIFDEAVDRIIEALTEVKKSIDFSNQEIRAVATAAFRKASNAENVIKTILEKTGIKVDIIDADLEGFYSATAVEYRLKRLGIESEKFLLADIGGGSTELILKYRNEIVSQSFDFGIVTVAQKYKTKENIVKGIRKNLEAVKIYLQDIYELFGKPKRFISTGGTPTTLAAMKLGMNYKNYDSEKINGTVLFPFDLNRALKKLVSMSEKERAKIVGTGREDLIIAGVLILKELMSVAGYDEVLVSDDGVREGVAILGCKKLLNNLSK